One Nitrospirota bacterium genomic window, ATCAGGACTTAGATATGTAAGTAGTAGTGACCTTACAAATGAAAGCCGCCAGTTTAACCCTTGGGATGAGCTTGCAGTAAAAGAGAGACAGGAGGCCGCAGTTCTATTCAGACGGGGCCGCTATTCACAGACTGCAGATATATTCAGGGGTTTGACACAGAGGGTAAGCGGCGGGGAAAAACAGCTCTATAAAGTCCTTGCTGAAATTGCTGAGGGTTATGGCCTCTGGGATAATTTCCAGTATAAACAGGCATGGGAGAGATTAAAACCATCACAAAAAGCCCTTGAGATGGCAACACTTTTTGGGGGGCCGCCCGGTGTTAAGGCACTTGTAACAAGACTTAAAGATAATCTCGCCATTCTTGAAAAACTGGCAATCGGAATGCCCGGTATTCAGCAGGAACATTTTCTTGATCTCATGTCAAACGCAAAACGCCGTGCTGAGCTGGAAAATAAATATGACGATGCCATAGCCCGCCTCTATCGTGCACTTGAGGCGTATGCACAAATAAGACTTGCATCTCATAATATAGACCTCTCAGATGCCATTAAAGAACAGGAACCTGTAATTGCCGCATACACCCTGATGGAAAAGGCCGGTGACTCAGCAGGAAAGACATTTTCTGATAACCTCCCTCAGATAAAACTTCTCTTAGACTCAAGAAACAAATCCATCCTTGCCCATGGCTCTGAACCCGTCAAACGTGAGAGATATGAAGAGCTGTACAAACTCATATTAAAGATAAGCAGTCTGGGGGAAGAGTCTATTCCGAAGTTTATAGAGATAACAGTGTAAAATTAGAAGCAGCTATCCATAAAAATATTAAGGCTTGTACTGCTGCAAAATGCTAATCAGGATTTAAAATCCAATCCTCTTTCTTTTCTTCTGAGGAGGCTCTATTAATTGCTTTATTGCCTCAAAGACAACCTTGAACTGATAATCATATTTCTTTTCCATCTCCTCGATTTTTTGCTTCAGGTCCTTGTGAGTTTCAATCATCTCCCTTATCTTTGTAAATATCCTCATGATCTGGATATTTACTTGAATAGCCATTTTGCTGTTCAGCACACTTGAGAGCATTGCAACCCCATTTTCTGTGAAGGCAAAAGGAAGATATTTACTATGCTGACCTCTTTTTAAGGTGCCAAATTGGCACCTTAAAAGTTCAGTGTATTCTTCCTTTGTCAACTGGAACATAAAATCCTCTGGAAATCGTTCCATGTTTCTCTTAACAGCACGGTTAAGGAGTTTTGTTTCAACCCCATAAAGACCTGCAAGCTCACTATCCAGCATCACCTTTTTGCCTCGTATAATAAGTATCTTATTCTCTATTATCTGCTGAGGTACAACTTCTGTGTTCTGCATAATAAACTCCGTTTTCTTATGTTTATTTACTCCCCTGTTCTCTTCTCAATCGGCTGCCTTATAATTGTTTTCCACTTTTCAGGTGCAGCCTTTCTAACGTCACTTAAATATATCTCGTGATGTTTGCCGGATAATCTGAAACCTTTTTCTTCGATAAACGCATGAATCCTTTCAATCGT contains:
- a CDS encoding TIGR02710 family CRISPR-associated protein, producing MPQTRALLISVSESPESVIYSINDLKPECLCFFASEETRHVINDVILPQIQERPAWMAEIITADSYDLLTCYRAITEKWTEIQKNWRLEPGDWVVDYTCGTKPMVAAIILVTIDYSSGLRYVSSSDLTNESRQFNPWDELAVKERQEAAVLFRRGRYSQTADIFRGLTQRVSGGEKQLYKVLAEIAEGYGLWDNFQYKQAWERLKPSQKALEMATLFGGPPGVKALVTRLKDNLAILEKLAIGMPGIQQEHFLDLMSNAKRRAELENKYDDAIARLYRALEAYAQIRLASHNIDLSDAIKEQEPVIAAYTLMEKAGDSAGKTFSDNLPQIKLLLDSRNKSILAHGSEPVKRERYEELYKLILKISSLGEESIPKFIEITV
- a CDS encoding ORF6N domain-containing protein, yielding MQNTEVVPQQIIENKILIIRGKKVMLDSELAGLYGVETKLLNRAVKRNMERFPEDFMFQLTKEEYTELLRCQFGTLKRGQHSKYLPFAFTENGVAMLSSVLNSKMAIQVNIQIMRIFTKIREMIETHKDLKQKIEEMEKKYDYQFKVVFEAIKQLIEPPQKKRKRIGF